In Exiguobacterium sibiricum 7-3, a genomic segment contains:
- a CDS encoding glutamate-1-semialdehyde 2,1-aminomutase translates to MSTHANRPTSEALYEVAQQCIVGGVNSPSRSYKAVGGGAPVYMERGEGAYFYDVDGNRYIDYLAAYGPIITGHGHPHITEAITNASKNGLLYGTPHRLEIDFAHKLQQAIPSLEKVRFTNSGTEAVMTTIRVARAYTGRELVVKFSGCYHGHSDLMLIAAGSGPATLGSPDSAGVTKATAKEVITTPFNDIESYRQIMAEWGDQVACVLVEPIVGNFGIVEPQPGFLEAINEITHEHGALVIYDEVITAFRFMYGSAQELLNIRPDMTALGKIIGGGLPIGAYGGRQEIMEHVAPLGPAYQAGTMAGNPASMAAGIACLELLEQPGVYEEFDRLGAKLEQGILKAADTHDVTITINRLKGALTVYFTDETVIDYLGAERADSEMFGRFFKLMLEQGINLAPSKYEAWFLTTAHTETDIDETIVAVNRAFAQL, encoded by the coding sequence ATGTCAACTCATGCAAATCGCCCAACTTCCGAAGCATTATATGAAGTAGCACAACAATGCATCGTCGGAGGTGTGAACAGCCCATCCCGCTCTTATAAAGCAGTCGGAGGCGGTGCTCCCGTTTATATGGAGCGTGGAGAAGGAGCTTACTTCTATGATGTCGACGGCAATCGTTACATCGATTACTTAGCAGCTTACGGTCCGATCATCACCGGTCACGGTCATCCACATATTACGGAGGCGATCACGAACGCTTCAAAAAACGGCTTATTGTACGGGACACCCCATCGTCTGGAAATCGATTTTGCCCACAAACTCCAACAAGCGATTCCTTCTTTAGAAAAGGTTCGTTTCACAAACTCCGGAACGGAGGCCGTCATGACGACGATCCGCGTTGCCCGTGCCTATACAGGACGTGAACTTGTCGTTAAATTCAGCGGTTGCTACCATGGTCACTCAGACCTAATGCTGATTGCAGCCGGTAGCGGTCCTGCAACACTCGGTTCACCTGATTCGGCTGGTGTCACAAAAGCGACAGCCAAAGAAGTCATTACGACACCGTTCAACGATATCGAGTCTTACCGTCAAATCATGGCAGAATGGGGCGATCAAGTTGCCTGTGTTCTCGTCGAACCGATTGTCGGGAACTTCGGAATCGTCGAACCGCAACCCGGTTTCCTCGAAGCGATTAATGAAATCACCCACGAACATGGTGCGCTCGTCATCTACGATGAGGTCATCACTGCTTTCCGTTTCATGTACGGTAGTGCACAAGAACTTCTGAACATCCGCCCGGACATGACAGCGCTTGGGAAAATCATTGGTGGAGGTCTGCCGATTGGTGCATATGGCGGTCGCCAAGAAATCATGGAACATGTTGCACCACTTGGTCCTGCTTATCAAGCAGGTACGATGGCCGGAAATCCAGCTTCGATGGCAGCTGGAATCGCCTGCCTCGAGTTGTTGGAACAGCCTGGTGTGTACGAAGAATTCGACCGTCTCGGTGCAAAACTCGAACAAGGGATCCTGAAAGCCGCTGACACTCATGACGTCACGATTACCATCAACCGTCTTAAAGGTGCATTGACGGTCTACTTCACGGACGAAACAGTCATCGACTATTTAGGTGCCGAACGTGCAGACAGTGAAATGTTCGGTCGTTTCTTCAAATTAATGCTCGAGCAAGGCATCAACCTCGCTCCTTCTAAATATGAAGCTTGGTTCTTGACGACGGCCCACACAGAAACAGACATTGACGAAACGATTGTTGCTGTCAACCGTGCTTTCGCCCAACTGTAA
- a CDS encoding ABC transporter ATP-binding protein gives MGKTKQKQLKKKGSIRRYMEFVKPYKKQILLTVFVGIIKFSIPLGLPLLYKYIIDNLLDNQTVPLAERSKELAYLIGAGFFVFLVVKPPLEYIRQYLAQWSASKILFDVRNRLFDHVQKLSLRFYSNSKTGEVISRIINDVEQTKDFVVTGLMNLWLDMITILIAIAIMWTIDPKLTLVAIIPLPFYALAVKFFYGRLRSLTRDRSAALAELQGHLTERVNGMAVIRSFALEPHENQAFKKQNDGFLTAALRQTNWNARTYVVVSTITDFAPILIFGAAAFLVLNGQESLGTMVAFIAYIDRLYAPLGRLVNSSTTLTQSIASMDRMFEFLDEPYDITEKANAKNPVTVKGNVQFENISFSYEEGGERAIDRLTLDVQAGERIAFVGMSGGGKSTLVSLIPRFYDVSSGRITLDGVDIRDLKLRGLRDQIGMVMQESILFSESVEMNIKMGNPEATDEEVVAAAKAANAHEFIERLADGYKTPVGERGVKLSGGQKQRLAIARVFLKNPPILILDEATSALDLESESMIQDSLARLAKGRTTFTVAHRLSTITDADKIVVIENGQITEMGRHEELMRKRGAYFELYAIQNLELVE, from the coding sequence ATGGGTAAAACGAAACAAAAGCAGTTAAAAAAGAAGGGCTCCATCCGGCGGTACATGGAATTCGTCAAACCGTATAAAAAACAAATTCTCTTAACGGTGTTCGTCGGAATCATCAAGTTTTCGATTCCGTTAGGATTGCCGCTTCTTTACAAATACATTATCGACAATTTACTCGATAATCAGACAGTTCCGCTGGCGGAGCGCAGCAAGGAGTTGGCGTATCTGATCGGAGCCGGATTCTTCGTCTTTCTCGTCGTCAAACCACCGCTTGAGTATATCCGGCAATACCTTGCCCAGTGGTCCGCTTCGAAAATTTTATTTGATGTCCGGAATCGACTGTTTGATCATGTTCAGAAATTATCACTTCGGTTTTATTCGAATTCTAAAACAGGTGAGGTCATCTCACGGATCATTAATGATGTCGAACAAACAAAAGACTTTGTCGTGACCGGTTTAATGAACTTGTGGCTCGATATGATTACGATTTTGATTGCGATTGCCATCATGTGGACGATTGATCCAAAGCTGACACTCGTCGCCATCATTCCGTTGCCGTTTTATGCGCTTGCCGTGAAATTTTTCTATGGTCGGCTTCGCAGTCTGACACGTGACCGGTCCGCGGCACTGGCTGAACTGCAAGGTCACTTGACGGAACGGGTCAACGGAATGGCAGTCATCCGCAGCTTTGCGCTTGAGCCCCATGAAAATCAGGCGTTTAAGAAACAAAACGATGGTTTCTTGACGGCAGCATTACGCCAAACGAACTGGAATGCCCGGACGTACGTCGTCGTTTCGACGATTACCGATTTTGCACCGATTTTGATTTTCGGAGCAGCGGCCTTCCTTGTCTTGAACGGTCAAGAATCACTTGGGACGATGGTGGCCTTCATCGCTTACATCGATCGTCTGTACGCACCGCTCGGTCGTCTCGTGAACTCTTCGACGACACTGACTCAGTCGATTGCCTCGATGGACCGGATGTTTGAATTCCTGGATGAGCCGTATGACATTACGGAAAAAGCCAATGCGAAAAATCCGGTTACTGTCAAAGGGAACGTCCAGTTTGAAAATATCAGCTTCTCCTACGAAGAAGGCGGTGAACGGGCGATTGACCGGTTGACGCTTGATGTTCAGGCCGGAGAACGGATTGCCTTCGTTGGGATGTCGGGCGGCGGGAAATCAACGCTGGTCAGTCTGATTCCTCGTTTTTACGACGTGTCATCAGGGCGAATCACGCTTGACGGCGTCGACATTCGTGATTTGAAGTTACGTGGTCTTCGCGATCAAATCGGTATGGTCATGCAAGAATCGATTCTGTTCAGTGAATCGGTCGAAATGAACATTAAGATGGGAAATCCCGAGGCGACTGATGAAGAGGTGGTCGCGGCAGCGAAAGCGGCCAATGCCCATGAGTTCATCGAACGTTTGGCGGACGGCTATAAAACACCGGTCGGCGAACGGGGTGTCAAATTATCTGGCGGACAAAAACAACGTCTGGCAATTGCCCGGGTATTCCTCAAAAATCCACCGATTTTGATTTTGGATGAAGCGACGAGTGCACTTGATTTGGAAAGTGAATCGATGATTCAAGATTCGCTTGCCCGTCTCGCGAAAGGACGGACGACGTTTACTGTCGCCCACCGTCTCTCGACCATCACCGATGCTGATAAAATCGTCGTCATTGAAAACGGTCAGATCACGGAAATGGGACGTCATGAAGAATTGATGCGAAAACGTGGCGCCTATTTTGAACTGTATGCGATTCAAAACCTAGAGCTCGTTGAATGA
- the ntdP gene encoding nucleoside tri-diphosphate phosphatase yields MSRFPKESSKIEIQSFKHNGSLHRVWEETLVLKSTEEELIGFNDRIMVSESDGRQWRTREPAICYFSTELWFNVICMIREDGIYYYCNLGSPSTFDEKDRAVKYIDYDLDIKVYPDMSYMILDEDEYEKHRREMNYPKAIDRILKDNVQILIQWIRSRKGPFNPAFVETWYREYETRYRR; encoded by the coding sequence ATGAGTCGATTCCCAAAAGAAAGTAGCAAGATTGAGATTCAAAGTTTCAAACATAACGGCAGCTTACACAGAGTTTGGGAAGAAACGCTCGTGCTTAAATCGACGGAAGAAGAATTGATTGGATTCAATGACCGGATCATGGTCAGTGAATCGGATGGTCGTCAGTGGCGGACACGAGAACCCGCGATTTGTTATTTTTCGACAGAACTCTGGTTTAATGTAATCTGTATGATCCGTGAAGACGGTATCTACTATTACTGTAACTTAGGGTCACCTTCGACGTTTGATGAAAAGGATCGAGCAGTCAAGTACATTGATTATGATTTAGATATCAAAGTCTATCCGGACATGTCTTACATGATTTTGGATGAGGACGAGTACGAGAAACATCGCCGGGAGATGAACTATCCGAAAGCGATTGATCGTATTCTGAAGGACAACGTTCAGATTTTGATTCAATGGATCCGCAGTCGCAAGGGTCCATTCAATCCAGCTTTCGTGGAAACGTGGTATCGTGAATACGAAACAAGATATCGGAGATGA
- the mutY gene encoding A/G-specific adenine glycosylase: MTLVTEYFTNFNKRHFTTELVEWFLREQRQLPWRETKNPYHIWISEIMLQQTRVDTVIPYYHRFTERFPTPQDLAAAEQSEVLKYWEGLGYYSRVKNLQIAVQEVVEKYDGIVPDEKERFESLRGVGPYTTGAVLSIAYGHPEPAVDGNVMRVLSRVLGIYDDIAAPKTRKVFEAAVHELIDHADPSSFNQGLMELGAMVCTPKSPMCGLCPVNDICFAYDRSVQAELPVKTKKGKTQTIQYDALVYEENGQVAVMQRPDTGLLAGMWQYPLVESTEEQLGIRVGSIKHIFSHRIWDITVYRVATQPEGTVLMDEQTYEKQPISVAQMKIDRLLKEEL; the protein is encoded by the coding sequence TTGACTCTTGTTACAGAATATTTCACAAACTTTAATAAACGGCATTTTACAACGGAATTGGTCGAGTGGTTTTTACGTGAACAACGACAGTTGCCGTGGCGTGAAACGAAAAATCCCTATCATATTTGGATCAGTGAGATCATGTTGCAACAAACGCGGGTCGATACGGTAATTCCTTATTACCACCGCTTCACGGAACGTTTTCCGACCCCTCAGGATTTAGCAGCAGCCGAACAAAGTGAAGTCTTAAAATATTGGGAAGGCTTAGGGTACTATTCCCGGGTTAAGAACCTTCAAATCGCAGTTCAGGAAGTTGTTGAAAAATATGATGGAATCGTACCGGACGAAAAAGAACGGTTTGAAAGTTTAAGGGGGGTCGGTCCCTATACGACCGGTGCTGTTCTTTCGATTGCTTACGGTCATCCGGAACCGGCTGTTGACGGGAATGTCATGCGTGTACTGTCGCGGGTCCTCGGAATTTATGACGACATTGCGGCACCAAAAACACGAAAAGTCTTTGAAGCGGCTGTTCACGAACTGATTGATCATGCGGATCCGTCAAGTTTTAATCAAGGATTGATGGAACTCGGCGCGATGGTCTGTACACCCAAATCACCGATGTGCGGACTGTGCCCGGTCAATGATATCTGCTTTGCTTACGACCGGTCCGTTCAAGCAGAACTTCCCGTCAAAACTAAAAAAGGTAAAACTCAGACGATTCAGTATGACGCCCTTGTCTATGAAGAAAATGGACAAGTCGCAGTCATGCAACGCCCGGATACAGGACTCTTAGCCGGTATGTGGCAATATCCTTTGGTCGAATCGACGGAAGAACAGCTGGGAATCCGTGTCGGCAGTATCAAACATATCTTTTCACACCGGATTTGGGACATTACGGTGTATCGTGTTGCGACACAACCGGAAGGAACTGTTCTGATGGATGAACAGACATATGAAAAACAGCCGATTTCCGTTGCCCAGATGAAAATTGATCGTTTATTAAAGGAGGAACTTTAA
- a CDS encoding metal-dependent hydrolase, with translation MDTGTHIGMGLCLAAISTLEPDVAASATLFAAVTTTALVGSHAPDFDTVFKFKGNSAYLRQHRGKSHGLIALIAWPLLLSIVIGALFGVPPTSLWLMAQIAVALHVFVDLFNAYGTQALHPFKKTWIGWGVINTFDPYLFTMYYGAFGIWLLTRATIVIFPILIAIVIIYYAVQFKLRNDALATAARYYGGAHKLFISPGMKWDEWHVAARLRNEYAVVKINSGTVVECGNFRIKNEPHGDELYDIVKENADLQAFLEFSKIHTYTVSRKDGIVEYRFTNLRYFTKEVYPFVAVVRIDATSRQIVSSYTGWVFSERTLQKKLVVPVL, from the coding sequence TTGGATACTGGAACGCATATCGGAATGGGACTTTGCCTCGCCGCCATTTCCACACTTGAACCGGATGTCGCTGCAAGCGCTACGCTGTTTGCGGCTGTTACGACGACGGCGTTGGTCGGTTCCCATGCTCCAGACTTTGATACTGTATTTAAATTTAAAGGTAACAGTGCCTACCTGAGACAACACCGTGGTAAATCCCACGGCTTAATTGCTTTAATTGCCTGGCCATTACTGCTGTCGATCGTCATCGGCGCCCTGTTTGGCGTTCCGCCTACTTCATTATGGCTGATGGCACAGATTGCTGTCGCCCTTCATGTCTTCGTCGATCTGTTTAATGCTTACGGCACGCAGGCGCTCCACCCCTTTAAGAAAACCTGGATTGGTTGGGGTGTCATCAATACGTTTGATCCCTATCTGTTTACGATGTATTACGGCGCGTTCGGCATTTGGTTATTGACCCGTGCAACAATTGTAATCTTCCCGATTTTGATTGCGATCGTCATCATTTATTACGCGGTGCAGTTCAAATTGCGAAACGATGCCCTGGCAACGGCAGCCCGTTATTATGGCGGTGCTCACAAACTGTTCATCTCACCCGGCATGAAATGGGATGAATGGCATGTCGCAGCACGTCTCCGGAATGAATATGCGGTTGTTAAAATCAATTCCGGTACCGTCGTGGAATGCGGCAATTTCCGGATCAAAAATGAACCGCATGGTGATGAACTGTATGACATCGTTAAAGAGAACGCTGATCTACAAGCTTTTCTTGAGTTCTCGAAAATTCATACGTACACCGTTTCCCGAAAAGACGGAATCGTTGAATACCGTTTCACGAATTTACGTTACTTCACGAAAGAAGTTTATCCGTTCGTTGCTGTCGTCCGGATTGATGCGACATCGCGTCAAATCGTCAGCTCCTATACAGGATGGGTCTTCAGTGAACGGACATTACAAAAAAAATTGGTCGTACCGGTTTTATAA
- a CDS encoding YfhJ family protein: MDQNRSEALKGLAEELQGVNETLTPLEALTWVEVLWEDFEATLARAGEKYQGEAVAVRFVQQQIKQHGPMLHRFNTTNEKFKHLMIGRDDQSVN; this comes from the coding sequence ATGGATCAAAATCGTTCAGAAGCATTAAAAGGATTAGCGGAAGAATTGCAGGGAGTCAACGAAACGCTGACGCCGCTTGAGGCCTTGACGTGGGTCGAAGTCTTATGGGAAGATTTCGAAGCAACACTGGCAAGAGCGGGAGAAAAATACCAAGGGGAAGCAGTTGCTGTTCGTTTTGTTCAGCAACAAATCAAGCAACATGGACCGATGCTTCACCGTTTCAATACAACAAATGAGAAGTTCAAGCATTTGATGATTGGGCGCGACGACCAGTCAGTCAATTAA
- a CDS encoding DUF1811 family protein — translation METRMSQLSKYELEMLVTKLNEQKRKAEQHGNMSEVEVIIRKIAIAQSYLVDASRFETGRFYRIAGEEARFELHFVNGVMGWGHFEGTVNEVAIPLALIQEEEI, via the coding sequence ATGGAGACACGTATGAGTCAGTTATCAAAATATGAGTTAGAGATGCTCGTGACGAAATTGAATGAGCAGAAACGTAAAGCGGAGCAACACGGCAACATGAGTGAAGTCGAGGTCATTATCCGCAAGATTGCAATCGCCCAAAGTTACTTAGTTGACGCTAGCCGGTTTGAGACGGGTCGTTTTTACCGGATTGCCGGGGAAGAGGCACGATTCGAACTTCATTTCGTCAACGGTGTGATGGGCTGGGGTCATTTTGAGGGCACTGTCAACGAAGTGGCGATTCCGCTCGCTTTAATTCAGGAAGAGGAGATATGA
- a CDS encoding ABC transporter ATP-binding protein — MKEEELYVLDPVRRKTTIRSLVRYAMYEKQAIFLGLFLLILAVGAELTGPYIAKVIIDEHIVAIEKDWVEVKDGGRVEYDGRQFAKKQDVPSSAIIQSISIVQSKEGYYFVPKQVVSGGERSVTDGTLTVTRGDETFRYPGVAKLTQGQVYDFYASDLKAVGWLSLMYIILLLIAAGLNWIQQILLQRSAHKIVKRMRLDVFTHLQRLPVRYFDQTPIGKIVSRVTNDTETIRDLYLGVLARVFSGLITMAGILVAMFFLDVRLGLVSLLIIPIVYFWIQLFQKLATENNFKVRSLVADMNGQLNENIQTMPIIQAYAREKEVLAEFEQKNEENYQTRSKLLRLDALMSHNLSYFLKNLTLALLIWVVAGKSLTDGTFLSLGILYAYIDYVSRLFEPVTQIMNQLSPLQQALVSADRMFQLLDEKGEDVGKGRLPRFAGRVEFKQVGFSYDPGHPVLQEIEIDARPGATIALVGHTGSGKSSIMNLLMRFYDPSSGQLLIDGTDVTSLPKQAVRDHMGIVLQDPFLFTGTIRSNITLGNPMISEERIREAIVAVGADRFIDRLPKGLDEPVIEKGATLSAGERQLISFARALAFDPAILVLDEATASVDSETEAMIQDALLTLTKGRTTFIIAHRLSTIKDADEIIVLDRGRIAERGTHDELLKKQKIYAKMYALQSKRNLELKSS; from the coding sequence GTGAAGGAAGAAGAATTATATGTATTAGATCCTGTTCGTCGGAAAACGACGATTCGATCACTTGTCCGTTATGCGATGTATGAAAAACAAGCGATTTTTCTAGGATTGTTTCTATTGATTTTGGCAGTCGGAGCGGAGTTGACCGGACCTTATATTGCGAAAGTCATCATCGATGAGCATATTGTCGCGATTGAAAAGGACTGGGTTGAAGTGAAAGATGGAGGACGGGTCGAGTATGACGGGCGTCAGTTTGCGAAGAAGCAGGACGTTCCGTCTTCTGCTATCATTCAATCCATTTCGATTGTCCAGTCAAAAGAGGGTTATTATTTTGTACCGAAACAAGTCGTGAGCGGTGGCGAACGCAGTGTGACCGATGGAACGTTGACCGTCACGCGTGGCGATGAGACGTTTCGTTATCCGGGCGTCGCAAAGCTGACGCAAGGACAAGTGTATGATTTTTATGCTTCTGACTTAAAAGCAGTCGGCTGGCTGTCGTTGATGTATATCATCTTGCTGTTAATCGCAGCCGGTCTAAACTGGATCCAGCAAATCCTGCTTCAGCGATCGGCACATAAAATCGTCAAACGGATGCGGCTCGATGTCTTTACACATTTACAACGGTTGCCGGTCCGCTATTTTGATCAAACACCGATCGGGAAGATTGTCAGTCGTGTGACGAACGATACAGAAACGATCCGTGATTTGTATTTGGGTGTGTTGGCGCGGGTCTTTTCAGGACTGATTACGATGGCAGGAATTTTAGTAGCAATGTTTTTCCTCGATGTCCGTTTGGGATTAGTTTCGTTGCTGATTATCCCGATCGTCTACTTTTGGATTCAGTTGTTTCAGAAGCTCGCGACGGAAAATAACTTCAAAGTCCGGTCGCTTGTCGCTGATATGAATGGTCAATTGAACGAGAATATCCAAACGATGCCGATCATTCAAGCGTACGCGCGGGAAAAAGAAGTATTGGCGGAATTTGAGCAGAAAAATGAAGAGAACTATCAAACCCGTTCCAAGTTATTACGGCTCGATGCTTTAATGTCGCATAACTTATCGTATTTCTTAAAAAACCTGACGCTTGCTTTGTTAATTTGGGTCGTTGCCGGAAAAAGTCTGACCGACGGGACGTTTTTGTCGCTCGGTATCTTATATGCCTACATCGATTATGTCTCCCGTCTCTTTGAACCGGTGACGCAAATCATGAATCAACTGTCGCCGCTGCAACAAGCACTCGTTTCGGCAGACCGGATGTTCCAACTGCTAGACGAAAAAGGAGAAGATGTCGGAAAAGGACGGTTACCGCGTTTCGCCGGTCGCGTGGAATTCAAGCAGGTCGGCTTCAGTTATGACCCGGGTCATCCTGTCCTGCAAGAAATCGAAATTGATGCCCGTCCCGGGGCGACAATCGCCCTCGTCGGACATACGGGCAGCGGGAAAAGTTCAATCATGAATCTGCTGATGCGTTTTTATGATCCGTCATCCGGTCAATTATTGATTGATGGAACAGACGTCACATCACTTCCGAAACAGGCAGTTCGTGACCACATGGGCATCGTCCTGCAGGATCCGTTTTTATTCACCGGAACGATTCGATCGAACATTACGCTCGGTAATCCAATGATTTCCGAAGAACGGATTCGGGAAGCGATTGTCGCTGTAGGAGCAGACCGATTCATTGACCGCCTTCCTAAGGGGCTGGACGAACCGGTCATCGAAAAAGGAGCGACCTTATCTGCCGGTGAACGGCAGTTGATCAGCTTTGCCCGGGCGCTGGCGTTTGATCCGGCCATTTTAGTCCTCGATGAGGCGACAGCGAGTGTCGATTCTGAGACGGAAGCCATGATTCAGGACGCGTTATTGACGTTGACGAAAGGGCGAACGACATTCATTATCGCCCATCGCTTGTCAACAATCAAAGACGCCGACGAAATCATCGTTCTCGACCGGGGACGGATTGCCGAACGCGGTACGCATGATGAGTTACTCAAAAAACAAAAAATCTATGCCAAAATGTATGCGTTGCAAAGTAAACGCAATCTCGAGCTGAAATCAAGCTAA
- a CDS encoding ABC transporter ATP-binding protein, translating into MRLFRQLSWFLKEHKKSYLIAVLLLIVTGFIDLTPPWLIGKVIDGLRSGSMDRTTLIQYVVGLTVISITSFILTYLWLAKLFGTAFLLERTLRSQFFTHLLKLTPTFYQRNRTGDLMALATNDLKAVERTAGFGVLTLVDSLNMTAITLVVMGVAIDWKLTLAALLPMPILAYAMNKLGSQIHGRFMTAQDAFGTMNDQVVESISGLRVIRSFVQEDIDVKKFDAVTSDVFDKNMHVAKIDVLFEPIIKLLVGISYLIGLSFGTYLVFTNDITLGQLVAFNIYLGMLIWPMYAFGELINVIQRGTASLDRLQATMRVKPLITSTPVADVAIPETIVLSDLTFTYPGTKQPALRDINVTIEQGKTIGIVGPTGAGKTTLLRQFLREYPLGREMLQVNGIPYEDVALETVRGWTGYVSQEHLLFSKTVRDNILFGAGTATEDELQEAIRLASFTTDITMLDQGLETLVGERGVTLSGGQKQRLSIARAMLKKPKLLLLDDSLSAVDAKTESHIIEAIRTNREQATTLIVAHRLSAVAHADEILVLQDGQVTERGTHEQLMDYKGWYAEQFERQSEET; encoded by the coding sequence GTGCGATTATTTCGCCAACTCAGTTGGTTTCTGAAGGAACATAAAAAATCGTATTTGATTGCCGTGTTACTGCTGATTGTGACCGGCTTCATCGACTTGACACCACCATGGTTGATCGGAAAAGTGATTGACGGACTGCGTTCCGGTTCCATGGACCGAACGACTTTGATTCAGTATGTGGTAGGTCTGACCGTTATTTCCATTACGTCCTTTATTCTGACGTACTTGTGGCTTGCGAAATTATTCGGAACGGCCTTTTTACTCGAACGGACGTTGCGCAGCCAATTCTTTACGCATTTATTAAAGTTGACGCCAACTTTTTACCAACGCAATCGGACCGGGGATTTGATGGCGCTTGCGACCAATGACTTGAAGGCAGTGGAACGGACAGCCGGTTTTGGTGTCTTAACACTCGTCGACTCGTTAAACATGACGGCCATTACACTCGTTGTCATGGGAGTGGCAATCGATTGGAAACTGACACTTGCGGCATTGTTGCCGATGCCGATTCTTGCTTACGCAATGAATAAACTCGGCAGTCAGATTCATGGACGGTTCATGACGGCACAGGATGCGTTTGGCACGATGAATGACCAAGTCGTGGAATCGATTTCCGGACTGCGGGTCATTCGCTCATTCGTTCAGGAAGACATCGATGTCAAAAAATTTGATGCTGTGACGAGCGATGTGTTTGATAAAAACATGCATGTCGCCAAAATTGATGTCTTATTCGAGCCGATTATCAAATTACTCGTCGGAATCAGTTATTTGATCGGCTTATCGTTTGGGACCTATCTCGTCTTCACGAACGACATCACGCTCGGACAACTCGTCGCCTTCAACATTTATCTCGGGATGTTGATTTGGCCGATGTATGCCTTCGGGGAATTGATCAACGTCATCCAGCGCGGAACAGCGAGTCTTGATCGTCTACAAGCGACGATGCGGGTCAAACCGTTGATTACGTCGACACCGGTCGCAGATGTTGCTATTCCAGAAACGATTGTCCTATCTGATTTGACGTTTACGTATCCGGGAACGAAACAGCCCGCCTTACGCGATATTAACGTGACAATCGAACAAGGCAAGACAATCGGGATCGTCGGTCCGACCGGCGCCGGCAAAACGACGTTGTTACGACAGTTTTTACGCGAATATCCGCTTGGGCGCGAGATGCTGCAAGTCAACGGGATTCCGTATGAAGATGTCGCCCTGGAGACGGTCCGTGGATGGACCGGTTATGTCTCACAAGAACATCTCTTATTCTCGAAAACAGTGCGGGACAACATCCTTTTCGGAGCCGGAACGGCAACGGAAGACGAACTGCAAGAAGCGATTCGTCTCGCTTCGTTCACGACAGATATCACGATGCTCGATCAAGGTCTTGAGACGTTGGTCGGCGAACGTGGTGTCACGTTATCCGGTGGACAAAAACAACGGCTCTCGATTGCCCGGGCAATGTTGAAAAAACCAAAATTATTATTGCTCGACGATTCGTTATCCGCGGTCGATGCGAAAACCGAGTCGCACATCATTGAAGCGATTCGAACCAATCGCGAGCAAGCTACGACATTGATTGTCGCGCACCGTCTGTCTGCTGTTGCCCATGCGGACGAAATCCTTGTCCTGCAGGACGGTCAAGTAACAGAACGGGGCACGCACGAACAGTTGATGGACTATAAAGGATGGTATGCCGAACAGTTTGAACGGCAAAGTGAAGAAACGTAA